The Deinococcus radiotolerans genome segment GCAGCACCCCGGCGCGGTCAGTGACCAGCGCGTCCCCGGTCCAGTGCCCACCCGAGGTGACGGTCACGACGTCCGTGCCGTGCACCTGGGTCAGGCGGGCCACCTGCGCGGGCGTGAAGCCCAGCGCGCCGGTCAGCCGCGCGCGGTTTTCCTGCACGGCCTGCGCGTCATCCTCCCGGTCGTCGAGGTTCAGTCCCGCGTACGGCCCGCCGGACACGCCGCCCAGCCGCGTGGTGAACGCGTGCGGCGCGCTCAGGTGCGGCGCGTGAAGCAACATCAGCCCAGTATCGCGTGTCATCTCTCACCGGATTCTGACGCTTTTCACTGCTGCGGCGCTGTGAAGGTCCCCATGCCCGCACGTTTTTTGCACCCGCATCAGCGCCGGGCGGCGCGGGATTGCTAGAGTCCCCCGCATGACGGTGCAGATTGACCTGAGTGACAAGACCGCCCTGGTGATGGGCGTCGCGAACGCCCGCAGCCTCGGCTGGGCCATCGCCGAGCAGCTCCTCTCGGCGGGCTGCCGCGTGGGCTTCTCCTACCAGGGCGAGCGCCTCAGGAGCGAACTCGACAAGCTCCTGATCGGTAAAGAGGGCGTGTGGGCCCAGCAGGCCGACGCGACCAGCGAGGAGGACCTGAGCGCCCTGTTCGCCCGCGTCAAGGAAGAGTTCGGGCACCTGGACTACCTGATCCACTCCATCGCGTTCGCGCCGCGCACCGCCATGGACGGCCGCTTCCTGGATACGACCGAGGCCGACTGGAACACCGCCCTGAACGTCAGCGCGTACACGCTGGTGTCCACCGCCCGCCACGCCGAGCCGCTGCTGCGCCCCGGTGCGAGCATCGTGAGCCTCACGTACCACGCGTCTCAGAAGGTCGTGCCCAAGTACAACGTCATGGGCGTCGCCAAGGCCGCGCTGGAAGCCACGACCCGCTACCTCGCCAGCGAGATGGGTGCGGCGGGCGTGCGCGTGAACACCATCAGCGCCGGACCCATGCGCACCATCGCCGCGCGCAGCATCCCCGGCTTCGGCACGATGTTCGAGAAGGCCGCCGAGGCCGCCCCGCTGGGCCGCAACGCCACCCCCGAGGAGGTCGGCAAGCTGGCCCTGTTCCTCCTGAGTGACCTGGGCAGCGGCGTGACCGGACAGACCGTGTACGTGGACGCGGGCTCCAGCATCATGGCCATGAAGATCGAACAGCCGAGCTGAGCGGCGCTGTATTCGGGGTCGGCCTTCCAGTGTGGAGGTCGGCCCTCAGTCCGTTCAGGTGCCCTGTTCGCGCTGGCGGTACGTTTCGCCCCAGGCGAGCATGGCGCGCACGATGGGTTCCAGCGTCTGCCCCAGCGGGGTCAGCGAGTACTCCACTTTCGGCGGGACCTGCGGGTAGACCTCCCGGTGCACGAGGCCGTCGGCTTCGAGTTCGCGCAGTTGCAGGGTCAGCATGCGCTGCGTGACGCCCGGCATGCGCCGCTGGAGGTCCGAGAAGCGGCGCGGCCCGCCGAGCAGGTGGTACACCGCCACGGCCTTCCACTTCCCACCGATCACGGACACGGTGGTCGTGACCGCGCAGGTGGGGGGCGCCTCGGTGGGGGAGGGGTGTGGCGCGGGCGCGGTCATGCGGTCAGGATAGGCCTTCACGGTTCCTGAAATGTGCGTACCTACCTTTGCTGTACGTACTTGGAAAGTCGTGGGTACCCTGGCACACTGGGGGCACCGCAGGGGGGAGCCGCCCGCCTGCCCCAACCTCCCAGTTCAGACCGGCGGGCGCCCTGACAGGCCCGCCGCAGGAGTCCCCATGTCCCTGACCGAACCCCTGTCCCTTCCCGGAACCATGACCGTGATCGAACTCGCGCAGCCCGGCGGGCCCGAGGTGCTGCGCCCCGCGACCCGCCCCGTCCCCACGCCCGGGCTGGGCGAGGTGCTCGTGCGCGTGCGGGCCGTGAGCATCAACCCGGTGGACACCAAGGTGCGCCGGAACGGCCCGCTGCCCACGCTGCCGGCCGTGCTGGGCTGGGACGTGTCCGGCGAGGTGGTGGCCGTGGGGCCCTTCGTGAACGAGTTCGCCGTGGGCGACGAGGTGTTCGGCATGCTGGCCTTCCCCGAGCAGCCCGGCGCGTACGCCGAATACGTCCTGGCCCGCGCCGGAGACATCACCATCAAGCCCGCCGAGCTGAGCCACACGGACGCCGCCGCCATGACCCTGGCCGCCCTGACCGCCGAGCAGGCGCTGGAGAAGATGGACCTGCGGGCCGGGCAGCGGATCCTGATTCACGCCGGGGCCGGAGGGGTCGGGCACTACGCGGTGCAGCTGGCCCGCGCGCGCGGCGCGCACGTGATCGCCACCGCGTCCGCGCCCAATATGGACTTCGTGCGGGCCCTGGGCGCCGACGAGGTCATCGACTACCGCGCCCACCCCTTCGAGGAGCAGGTGCAGGGCCTGGACGCCGTGCTGGACACCGTCGGCGGCGACACCGCCACGCGCTCGCTGGAGGTGCTGCGGCCCGGCGGGTGGCTGGTGTGCATCGCCGCGCAGCCCGACGCCGCGCGGGCGCAGGCGCTGGGCGTGCACGCCGCGCGCATCCTGGTGTACCCGTCGCGCGCGGGGCTGAACACCCTGGTAAAGCTGGTGGAGGCCGGGGCGCTGCGCTCGCACGTGAGCCGCACCTTCCCGCTGGCGCAGGTCGCGGACGCGCACCGCGCGCAGGAAACCGGGCGCACGGTCGGCAAACTGGTCCTGACCGTCCCCTGAGCCTGGGGGCGTGCCGGACGGGGCAGACCGTCAGCGGTCATGCCGTCCTGGCGGGCGCGGGGCCGCTATTCTGGGCGGCATGACCCTTTCCGCGCACGCCCTGCTGCTGCTGAACGCGCAGCGTCACGATCTGGACGACCGGCCCGACGAGCGGTCGGTGGCGCGCGACTGGTCGCACCACGTGGCCGAGGCCCGCGCGCAGGGCTGGGTGGTGGCGTTCGTGCAGTGGGACGCCCCGCACGGCGCCGGGTGGGACACCTTCTCGAAGGACTGGACACTGCACCCGGACTTCCGCGCCGAGCAGGGCGACGTGCTGGTGCGCGCCGAACTGCCCGACGCGTTCGCGGGCAGTGAACTGGCCGCGCAACTGCACGCCCGCGCCGTGCAGAGCCTGCACCTGCTGGCCCTGAGCGGCACGCCCGCGCTGGACGCCACGCTGGCCTCCGCCGGCGAGCAGGGCTTCCGGATCGAGTCGCTGGAGGTGCCCGCATGAACCTGGACTACACCCTGGACGTCCTCGTGCGTCTGCTGGGCACGCCCAGTCCCACGGGCTTCACGGAGGCGGCGGTGGCGCTGCTGGAACAGGAGCTGACGGCGCTGGGGGTGGCGCCACAGCGCACCCGCAAGGGCGCCCTGACCTGGGAGGTCGCGGGGACCGGCGACGGCCACGTGACGTTCAGCGGGCACGTGGACACCCTGGGCGCGATGGTCAAGGGCGTCAAGGACAGCGGGCGGCTGCGGCTGTGGCCGCTGGGCGGCTACGACTGGGCGACCGTGGAGGGCGAGGATGTCCTCGTGCACACCCAGGCGGGCCGCACCCTGACCGGGACGGTCGTGAACGTCCGCCAGAGCACCCACGTGCACGGCGCGGCCCTGCGGGACCTGAAACGTGAGGCGGCCGTCATGGAGGTCCGTCTGGACGAGACGGTCTTCAGCGCCGGGGACGTGCGCGCGCTGGGCGTGCAGGAGGGCGACTTCGTGAGCTTCGACGCGCGCCCCCGCGTGACCGCGAGCGGGTACGTGAAGGCCCGGCACCTCGACAACAAGGCGGCGGTGGCGGTGTTCCTGGCGGTCACCCGTGACCTGCTCGCGGCCCCCGCGCCTGTCACGGCGTCCTTCCACGTCACCACCTACGAGGAGGTCGGGCACGGCGCGGCCACCGGTATTCCCGCCCACACCGACGCGCTGATCGCGGTGGACATGGCCGCGGTCGGCGAGGGGCAGACGAGCAGCGAGCACTGCGTCTCGCTGTGCGTCGCGGATGGCGGCGGGCCGTACGATCACGCGCTGGGCAATCGCCTGCGCGCCGCCGCCCGCACGGCCGACCTGGACCTGCGGGTGGACATCTACCCCTTCTACGCGTCGGACGGCACCGCCGCGTGGCGCGCGGGCGGGGACTACCCGGTCGCGCTGATCGGGCCGGGCGTGGACGCCAGTCACGCCTATGAGCGCACGCACACGGACGCCCTGCGCGCCACGGGCGAACTGATCCTGGCCTACCTGCGCGTGTAGAGACGAGGGAGGCGCCGCGGCGTGCCCGCTGTGCCCGGGCCGGGTCAGTGGGCGGGCGCCTGATCGGGCGTGGGGGCCGGGTCGGGCTCGTTCACCTGATCCAGGGTGTCGCGGGTCAGGCTGCCTTCGGGGAGCGGGAGGCCGTTTTCACGCAGCAGGTACGCGGTGACGTCCAGGACCTCCTGGGCGCTCAGGGTGCCGCGGCGGTCATAGGGCATGGTGTCGCGGATCAGGTCGTGCAGCGCGCGCGGCGGCAGCTTGCGGTACAGCGCGCGGAAGTCGTCGCCGCTCAGTTCGGGGGCGCTGACGCCTTCCAGACGGTCGCCGTGGCACATGGCGCAGGCCAGGACGTACGTGGTCTCGCCGCGCTGGAGCTGTTCCGCCAGGGCTGGGCTGGGGATGGGGGCCGTGGGGGTCACGGCCAGGGCGCTGAGGGACGCGAGCAGCGGCAGGAGGAGCAGGGCGGGGCGCACCGGGGCACTCTAGCGGGGCGTGCGGGCCCGGCGGATGAACCGGGTTCAGCCGTGCGGTAGGGGCGCTGAAGATGTATACAATCCCGCCTCGTCCCTGTAAGCTGGACGGGTGCTCTCTCTTCAGAAGGCGGCGAACATCCTGGGCGCATTCAGCGCCGAACAGCCCGAATGGGGGGTCCGCGCGCTCGCCGCGCACCTCAGCGTGCCCCGCGCCACCGCCCACGCCTACTTGGCCGGGCTGACCGAGGCCGGATTCCTGCGCCGCACGCCCGCCGGCAAGTACCGCCTGTCCTGGCACATCGCCGAGATGGGCGCCCAGCTCACCTCCTCCCTGCCGTGGTTCCAGGAGGCGCGCGCCCTGATCACCCGCCTCGCGCTGGAAGTCCGCGCTGTGGCCTTCCTGTGCATCCTGGAAGGCGACGAGGTCGTGGCTGCCATCCGCGAACGCCACCCCGACGCGGACATCGACCTGCCGCTGGACATCTACCTGCCCGCCACCGCCACCGCCAGCGGCAAGATCCTCTACGCCCACGCCGACATGACCCCCCGCACCTTCGCCGCGTGCACGCCCAGCTCCATCACCAGCATGGACGAGTGGCGCACCGAGGTCGCCAAGGTCAAACGCCTCGGGTACGCGTACTCCATCGAGGAATGGGTCCCCGGCCAGTGCACCCTGGGCGTGCCCTACCACGCGCTGCACACCGCGCACGGCGACACCGACACCGTCGTGGCCGCCATCGGCGTGCAGATGAGCGCCCAGCGCTACCTGCGCGAGGAACGCCACATCCGCGAGCGCGTCGTGCAGATCGTCCGCGAAGCCGAAGCCCTGCTGTAACCCGGTCCTGCTCCAACGCGCCGCCCAGCCGCACAGGCCGGGCGGCGCGCCCGCTGTTCACTCCTCAGTCAGTTCGCCCGTGCGGGGCACCAGCGTCCAGTCCGTCACAGCCCAGCCCTGCGCGCCGCGCGCGAGGTTCACGATCATCGTGAAGCGCTCCCCGTTCACGTACTCGCTGTCCGTCTTCGCGTCCGTGAAGCCCACCGTGGTCGTCATGACCGCCTGCGCCCGCGTGGGCGTGTCCGTCAGCAGCCGCACAGAACTGAACGTGAAATTCCCCAGCCGCTCCAGCGCGAACGCCTCCGGGCCCTTCCAGCCCGCCAGCCACGGCTGCGCGCGGCTCACGGCCGCCTGCACGCGCCGCTTCACCTCAGCCTGCTGCTCGGGCGTGCGCTTCACGTCCCGGAACTGCGCCGCCACGTGCCCCGCCACGCCACTCAGGTCCCCCAGCAGGCGCGCCGTGACGCCCAGCGCGTCGTCCTTCAGTTCCGTCATGCCGCCCGCCGACACGCGCACCGGCAGGTAGCGGACGCTGCCGCTGCGCGCGTCCCGCAGCAGCGCGTCGTCCCGGCCCGACGCGCGGCGCACCGTCACCTGGGGCCACACCGGCACGACCGGCTCCCCATACCCGTCACGGGTCACCGGCACCGACAGCAGGACGGGCCCCGCCACCACCCCTGACCCCTGCGCGCGGTACAGGCGCAGCGTCGCCGCGTCGGTGCCGATCACCTGCGCCAGGTACGCCCGCGTGCCCGGCGTGAGGAACGCCCCGCCGATCCCACTGCGCCCCGCGTCCGCGTTCACCCCGGCCCGCGTGGGCCAGTCCCACATCCCGAAATCCGACAGGTCCTGCCCCACGTCTGGGCCGTAGTTCGCCAGCCACGACCGGTACGGCTGCGGCTGCCCCTGCGCCCACGCGTCCGCCGCGGCCGCGCCCTGCGTGAGCACCCGCGTGGCGTACGCCACCAGCACGCCCCCACTGAACACGTCGCCGCTGTTCATGCGTGCGGCGAAGGTCTGCATGAACCCCGGAAAGGCCCGCGTGTTCTCCACGAACCGCGCCCCGCCCGGCGTGGGCAGCAACGAGTACACCACCGGCAGCGGCGCACTCTCCGCGAAACTCATGCCGTACCCGTACGCGAAGCGCCAGTCCGACCCGACCAGTTCCAGCGGCCCCCGCCCGTCCAGCTGCCGCGCCTCCAGCGTGTCACTGTGCGCGCTGAACGCCGTCAGGAGCTTGCGGGGTGGCGAGGTCAGCGAGTACAGGTGATGCGTGAAGCAGCAGTGCGCGCCGCCCGAGAAGCCCGCCAGCAGCACCTCCGGCACGCCGTCCCCCGTCACGTCCCGGCACCAGTCCACACTGACCATCGTGTCCTCGACGGTCGCGTACGTCACGCCCCCCCGCGACAGGGTCACGCGGTCCGGCGGGTCGTCGAAGCCGTTCTCGACGGTCTTCACGGTGTACGCCCCGCAAGTGCTCAGGGTCGTCTTGGTGGTCTGGGTGGCCTGCGCGCGGGCAGAGACACACAGGAGCAGGGCGGGCAGGGACAGGAGCAGCAGGGCGCGGTTCATGGAAACCTCCGGGCAGTGGGATACCGGGCTTCATCTTCCCCGGTCTGGACGTGTGAAACCACCCCGGCTTCCACGCCCGGGCGGCGGGGTGTACACTCGCCGCACAGTCACCAGGGGTGCCGACCGTCAACAGCGTCGGCTGAGAGAACACCGTGTTCAACCCTAGGAACCTGATCTGGTTCACACCAGCGG includes the following:
- a CDS encoding enoyl-ACP reductase FabI, which codes for MTVQIDLSDKTALVMGVANARSLGWAIAEQLLSAGCRVGFSYQGERLRSELDKLLIGKEGVWAQQADATSEEDLSALFARVKEEFGHLDYLIHSIAFAPRTAMDGRFLDTTEADWNTALNVSAYTLVSTARHAEPLLRPGASIVSLTYHASQKVVPKYNVMGVAKAALEATTRYLASEMGAAGVRVNTISAGPMRTIAARSIPGFGTMFEKAAEAAPLGRNATPEEVGKLALFLLSDLGSGVTGQTVYVDAGSSIMAMKIEQPS
- a CDS encoding isochorismatase family protein; protein product: MTLSAHALLLLNAQRHDLDDRPDERSVARDWSHHVAEARAQGWVVAFVQWDAPHGAGWDTFSKDWTLHPDFRAEQGDVLVRAELPDAFAGSELAAQLHARAVQSLHLLALSGTPALDATLASAGEQGFRIESLEVPA
- a CDS encoding winged helix-turn-helix transcriptional regulator gives rise to the protein MTAPAPHPSPTEAPPTCAVTTTVSVIGGKWKAVAVYHLLGGPRRFSDLQRRMPGVTQRMLTLQLRELEADGLVHREVYPQVPPKVEYSLTPLGQTLEPIVRAMLAWGETYRQREQGT
- a CDS encoding M42 family metallopeptidase; its protein translation is MNLDYTLDVLVRLLGTPSPTGFTEAAVALLEQELTALGVAPQRTRKGALTWEVAGTGDGHVTFSGHVDTLGAMVKGVKDSGRLRLWPLGGYDWATVEGEDVLVHTQAGRTLTGTVVNVRQSTHVHGAALRDLKREAAVMEVRLDETVFSAGDVRALGVQEGDFVSFDARPRVTASGYVKARHLDNKAAVAVFLAVTRDLLAAPAPVTASFHVTTYEEVGHGAATGIPAHTDALIAVDMAAVGEGQTSSEHCVSLCVADGGGPYDHALGNRLRAAARTADLDLRVDIYPFYASDGTAAWRAGGDYPVALIGPGVDASHAYERTHTDALRATGELILAYLRV
- a CDS encoding IclR family transcriptional regulator, coding for MLSLQKAANILGAFSAEQPEWGVRALAAHLSVPRATAHAYLAGLTEAGFLRRTPAGKYRLSWHIAEMGAQLTSSLPWFQEARALITRLALEVRAVAFLCILEGDEVVAAIRERHPDADIDLPLDIYLPATATASGKILYAHADMTPRTFAACTPSSITSMDEWRTEVAKVKRLGYAYSIEEWVPGQCTLGVPYHALHTAHGDTDTVVAAIGVQMSAQRYLREERHIRERVVQIVREAEALL
- a CDS encoding c-type cytochrome translates to MRPALLLLPLLASLSALAVTPTAPIPSPALAEQLQRGETTYVLACAMCHGDRLEGVSAPELSGDDFRALYRKLPPRALHDLIRDTMPYDRRGTLSAQEVLDVTAYLLRENGLPLPEGSLTRDTLDQVNEPDPAPTPDQAPAH
- a CDS encoding NADP-dependent oxidoreductase — translated: MSLTEPLSLPGTMTVIELAQPGGPEVLRPATRPVPTPGLGEVLVRVRAVSINPVDTKVRRNGPLPTLPAVLGWDVSGEVVAVGPFVNEFAVGDEVFGMLAFPEQPGAYAEYVLARAGDITIKPAELSHTDAAAMTLAALTAEQALEKMDLRAGQRILIHAGAGGVGHYAVQLARARGAHVIATASAPNMDFVRALGADEVIDYRAHPFEEQVQGLDAVLDTVGGDTATRSLEVLRPGGWLVCIAAQPDAARAQALGVHAARILVYPSRAGLNTLVKLVEAGALRSHVSRTFPLAQVADAHRAQETGRTVGKLVLTVP